A window from Cyanobacteria bacterium GSL.Bin1 encodes these proteins:
- a CDS encoding 4-(cytidine 5'-diphospho)-2-C-methyl-D-erythritol kinase (catalyzes the phosphorylation of 4-diphosphocytidyl-2-C-methyl-D-erythritol in the nonmevalonate pathway of isoprenoid biosynthesis) — QQPEQVEAGRKQAHSANLVSAIAQQNYPKIGQLLYNDLEKVVFPAYPQVEALKAAFQEENEVLGAMMSGSGPTVFALCSPNAVADNIVKAVKSKLKDATLEFWITELTGHGIQIK, encoded by the coding sequence GCAACAGCCAGAACAGGTGGAAGCGGGAAGAAAACAGGCGCATTCGGCTAACTTGGTGAGCGCGATCGCGCAACAAAATTACCCTAAAATTGGGCAACTTCTCTATAACGATTTAGAGAAGGTGGTGTTCCCGGCTTATCCGCAAGTAGAAGCTTTGAAAGCCGCGTTTCAGGAAGAAAATGAAGTTTTGGGGGCCATGATGTCAGGAAGTGGTCCCACCGTCTTTGCCTTATGTTCTCCTAATGCCGTTGCAGACAATATTGTCAAGGCAGTGAAGTCAAAATTGAAGGATGCCACCCTCGAATTTTGGATTACCGAGTTAACCGGTCACGGCATACAAATTAAGTAA
- a CDS encoding NAD(P)-binding protein has protein sequence MKNYDYVILGAGLGGLSAAACLTRQGYQVAVLEQHYLPGGCCHTFDYGEYRFCADVHYIYQCGEGQTVQQFLNYINRHVSFNSLDSDCIDRVITPEVDFRIPLNWEKFRDRLIAHFPEEARGINLYCDEIKQLHQDIQRLNNEGLQWFNLDWSDWLSLPKYWHLFTRRNWTLQNLYDRIGLSPKLQALLAGQSGDYGLPPSKIALLTHASLVFDYAEGAYYPQHHFKDLVDTIVSAITEGGGIVQYSTAVQHIEVENHQVKSITAGEETYQADIAYISDLDPKLTVELMHDPKAISRQEYQRLTGYEYSASAFNIYLGLDSRFDPHRYGIGNWNIWYYPNSDLNQAYQQQLQGNLEHPWLFLSCPTLKSREPGMAPDSHHVLEIATVCPYKPFQELHATDLKAYKAKKRETYKEVMASVRDLVPDIDQYIRMKVFGTPTTSEYYLGQPQGNMYGANLIPQQIGLNRLGYKTELPNLFLVGASAGYPSVPGVINNGMDVVELLTGESVRQQQPELVTSSS, from the coding sequence ATGAAAAACTATGATTATGTCATTTTAGGCGCTGGCTTAGGCGGATTATCCGCAGCAGCTTGTCTCACCCGCCAAGGCTATCAGGTCGCTGTGTTAGAGCAACATTACCTTCCTGGGGGATGTTGTCATACCTTTGATTATGGGGAGTATCGCTTCTGTGCCGATGTTCACTATATCTATCAATGTGGCGAAGGGCAAACGGTCCAACAATTTCTTAACTATATCAATCGTCACGTTTCCTTTAATTCTCTTGATTCAGATTGCATTGATCGCGTGATTACACCGGAAGTTGATTTTCGGATTCCTTTGAATTGGGAAAAATTCCGCGATCGACTCATCGCTCATTTTCCTGAAGAAGCCCGGGGAATCAATCTTTACTGTGATGAAATTAAACAACTACATCAAGATATACAACGATTAAATAACGAAGGGCTGCAGTGGTTTAATCTCGACTGGTCTGATTGGCTATCGTTACCGAAATATTGGCATTTATTCACCAGACGGAACTGGACATTACAAAACCTTTATGACCGTATTGGACTATCCCCGAAACTCCAAGCCTTATTAGCCGGTCAAAGTGGAGACTATGGTTTACCCCCCTCAAAAATTGCCCTTCTTACTCATGCCTCGTTGGTTTTTGACTATGCAGAAGGAGCCTACTATCCTCAGCATCACTTCAAAGATTTAGTCGATACCATTGTCTCTGCCATTACTGAGGGCGGGGGAATTGTACAGTATTCCACCGCTGTACAGCATATCGAAGTGGAAAATCATCAGGTGAAAAGTATCACCGCCGGGGAAGAAACCTATCAAGCTGATATTGCCTATATTAGCGACCTCGACCCCAAATTAACCGTGGAACTGATGCATGATCCTAAGGCGATTAGCCGACAAGAATATCAGCGCCTGACTGGCTATGAATACTCCGCAAGTGCATTTAATATTTATCTGGGTTTGGATAGTCGATTTGATCCGCATCGCTATGGAATTGGCAACTGGAATATTTGGTATTATCCGAATAGCGATCTCAACCAAGCCTATCAACAGCAACTGCAAGGCAATTTAGAACACCCTTGGCTCTTTCTATCCTGTCCAACTTTGAAATCCCGCGAACCGGGTATGGCACCAGACAGTCATCATGTTTTAGAAATTGCTACCGTTTGTCCCTACAAACCCTTTCAAGAACTTCACGCAACCGATTTAAAAGCTTACAAAGCCAAAAAACGAGAAACGTATAAAGAAGTCATGGCTAGCGTCAGGGACTTGGTGCCTGATATTGATCAATATATTCGCATGAAAGTCTTTGGGACACCGACGACCAGCGAATACTATCTTGGACAACCTCAAGGTAATATGTACGGTGCTAATCTGATTCCGCAACAGATTGGTTTAAATCGTCTCGGGTATAAGACTGAATTGCCTAATCTTTTCCTGGTAGGAGCGAGTGCTGGCTATCCTAGTGTGCCAGGCGTCATTAACAATGGTATGGATGTCGTGGAATTACTCACAGGAGAATCGGTTCGGCAGCAACAACCTGAACTGGTAACTAGCAGTTCCTAG
- a CDS encoding zinc-binding alcohol dehydrogenase family protein, whose amino-acid sequence MRAMTLEKVGQPLREAELAVPKPEPKQVLLKVQVCGVCRTDLHIVDGELPDPKLPLILGHQIVGTVVETGREASQFSVGMRVGVPWLGQTCGCCRYCLAGRENLCDRALFTGYDLNGGYAEYAVADEQFCFAIPKGFPNLQAAPLLCAGLIGYRSYRMTEEAQKIGFYGFGAAAHILIQVANYQQRQVYAFTRPGDTKGQAFARELGAVWAGGSDETPPDLLDAAIIFAPVGQLVPAALKALTKGGIVVCAGIHMSDIPSFPYRILWEERVVRSVANLTRQDGEEFLALAPLIPIRTKVTAFPLAAANEALHALQVGEINGAAVLVMPDEKD is encoded by the coding sequence ATGCGTGCGATGACTTTAGAAAAAGTGGGTCAACCCTTACGGGAGGCTGAACTCGCTGTGCCTAAACCGGAACCGAAACAAGTTCTACTCAAGGTCCAAGTTTGTGGTGTCTGTCGCACGGATTTGCATATTGTCGATGGGGAACTGCCTGACCCCAAGCTGCCTCTGATCTTGGGTCATCAGATTGTGGGGACAGTGGTCGAAACGGGTCGGGAAGCGAGTCAATTTTCGGTCGGAATGCGGGTGGGTGTCCCATGGCTGGGTCAGACCTGCGGCTGCTGTCGTTATTGTCTGGCGGGACGAGAAAACTTGTGCGATCGCGCCTTATTTACCGGTTACGATCTCAATGGCGGTTATGCTGAATATGCGGTCGCTGATGAACAATTTTGCTTTGCTATCCCCAAAGGATTTCCTAATTTACAAGCTGCCCCTTTACTCTGTGCGGGACTAATTGGCTATCGTTCTTATCGCATGACAGAAGAGGCCCAAAAAATTGGCTTTTACGGCTTTGGTGCCGCTGCCCATATCTTGATTCAGGTTGCGAACTATCAGCAACGCCAAGTTTATGCCTTTACTCGCCCCGGAGACACCAAAGGACAAGCGTTTGCTCGTGAGTTGGGTGCCGTTTGGGCAGGGGGATCAGATGAAACGCCACCAGACCTCTTAGATGCGGCGATCATTTTTGCGCCAGTGGGTCAACTGGTTCCTGCCGCTCTCAAAGCATTAACAAAAGGAGGAATTGTGGTTTGTGCTGGCATTCATATGAGTGATATTCCCAGTTTTCCTTATCGGATTTTGTGGGAAGAACGGGTTGTCCGTTCCGTTGCCAATCTCACCCGACAAGATGGGGAAGAATTTTTGGCGTTAGCCCCGCTCATCCCCATTCGCACCAAAGTAACCGCCTTTCCTTTAGCTGCCGCCAATGAAGCCCTTCATGCCTTACAAGTGGGTGAAATTAACGGTGCAGCGGTTTTAGTCATGCCCGATGAAAAAGATTAA
- the gap gene encoding type I glyceraldehyde-3-phosphate dehydrogenase — protein sequence MVRVAINGFGRIGRAFMRIAHPYPNVEVVAINDIAIASDQAAYMLKYDSVYRRYPGKVGCNEQGLVIDDKNIPILAEKDPAALPWKDMGIDVVIESTGVFRSAEKAGLHVSAGAKRVIISAPAKGGDVPTVVHGVNDETIDPERDRVISAASCTTNCLAPIASILDKEFGIEKGWMTTVHAYTADQRVVDMAHNSWTRGRTAAQNIVPTSTGAAVAVGLVLPQLKGKLDGIALRVPTPTGSVVDLNAVLGTAVAAEDINAAFNKYAEGEMKDILATSEWPLVSSDCVQDPHSSIVDLSSTKVMDGNFVKILAYYDNEWGYSNRLVDLAAAM from the coding sequence ATGGTACGAGTTGCAATTAATGGCTTTGGCAGAATTGGACGGGCGTTTATGCGCATTGCGCACCCTTACCCAAATGTAGAGGTGGTCGCAATTAATGATATTGCAATTGCCAGTGATCAAGCGGCGTATATGTTGAAATATGATTCGGTTTATCGTCGTTATCCCGGTAAGGTTGGCTGCAATGAGCAAGGCTTAGTGATTGATGACAAAAATATTCCGATTTTGGCAGAAAAAGACCCTGCTGCTTTGCCTTGGAAAGATATGGGCATTGATGTCGTGATTGAATCAACTGGCGTTTTCCGTAGTGCCGAGAAGGCTGGTCTTCATGTCAGTGCGGGTGCAAAACGGGTGATTATTAGTGCCCCGGCAAAAGGGGGAGATGTACCGACAGTGGTTCATGGCGTAAATGATGAGACGATTGATCCTGAGCGCGATCGCGTTATTTCTGCGGCTTCTTGCACGACCAATTGCCTAGCTCCCATTGCTTCCATTTTAGACAAAGAATTTGGTATCGAAAAAGGTTGGATGACTACGGTTCACGCTTACACGGCCGATCAACGGGTGGTCGATATGGCTCATAATAGCTGGACGCGAGGACGCACGGCTGCTCAAAATATTGTTCCCACCAGTACCGGGGCAGCAGTAGCAGTGGGGCTTGTCTTACCGCAACTCAAAGGGAAACTGGATGGCATTGCTTTGCGAGTGCCCACACCAACGGGATCAGTCGTCGATCTCAACGCGGTGCTGGGAACAGCCGTTGCTGCTGAGGATATCAATGCCGCGTTCAACAAGTACGCGGAAGGAGAAATGAAAGACATTTTGGCAACCAGCGAATGGCCCTTAGTTTCTTCCGATTGTGTCCAAGATCCCCATTCCTCGATTGTTGATCTCAGTTCAACTAAAGTGATGGATGGGAATTTTGTGAAAATTCTCGCTTATTACGACAATGAGTGGGGATATAGCAATCGTCTGGTTGATTTAGCAGCGGCGATGTAA
- a CDS encoding IscS subfamily cysteine desulfurase has protein sequence MMQRPIYLDCHATTPVDPQVLEAMLPYFTEHFGNPASVSHAYGWAAEAGVKQARETIAAGIQASPEEIIFTSGATEANNLAIKGVAEAYFSQGQHIITVATEHRAVLDPCQYLESLGFEVTFLPVREDGLIDLATLKQTIREDTILVSVMAANNEIGVLQPLAEIGQICREKEVLFHTDAAQAIGKIPLDVEAMNIDLMSLTAHKVYGPKGIGALYVRRRQPKVRLASQMQGGGQERNFRSGTLYPPQIVGFGKAVELGLATMEAEGERQAKLRDRAWQELSQLEGVYLNGHPTQRLPGNLNISVAGVDGTALILGLQPVMAVSSGSACSSQSTAPSHVITALGRNQSLANASIRFGLGRFTTREDMDRAIAHTISTIESLRNAKA, from the coding sequence ATTATGCAACGCCCAATTTATCTTGACTGTCACGCCACAACACCGGTTGATCCGCAAGTGTTAGAGGCGATGCTGCCCTATTTCACCGAGCATTTTGGCAATCCCGCTAGTGTTTCTCATGCTTATGGTTGGGCAGCAGAAGCAGGGGTCAAACAAGCCAGAGAAACCATTGCTGCCGGGATTCAGGCATCACCCGAGGAAATTATTTTTACCAGTGGCGCAACAGAAGCGAATAATTTAGCGATTAAAGGGGTTGCCGAAGCTTATTTCAGTCAAGGGCAACATATTATTACCGTTGCCACAGAACATCGTGCCGTGCTTGATCCATGTCAGTATTTAGAAAGCTTGGGGTTTGAGGTGACCTTCCTCCCCGTGAGAGAAGATGGACTGATTGACTTAGCCACATTAAAGCAAACGATTCGCGAAGATACGATTTTGGTTTCCGTGATGGCTGCGAACAACGAAATAGGTGTTTTACAACCCTTAGCAGAAATTGGTCAAATTTGTCGGGAAAAAGAAGTCCTGTTTCATACCGATGCCGCACAGGCAATTGGTAAAATTCCTCTAGATGTGGAAGCAATGAACATCGATTTAATGTCCTTAACGGCCCATAAAGTCTACGGTCCAAAAGGAATTGGGGCACTCTATGTCCGTCGTCGCCAGCCGAAAGTCCGTTTAGCCTCACAAATGCAAGGGGGCGGACAAGAACGGAATTTCCGTTCTGGAACGCTCTATCCGCCGCAGATTGTTGGCTTTGGTAAAGCAGTGGAACTGGGTTTAGCGACAATGGAAGCCGAAGGAGAACGACAAGCCAAATTGCGCGATCGCGCTTGGCAAGAATTATCGCAACTGGAAGGAGTTTATCTTAACGGTCATCCCACTCAACGCCTCCCCGGAAACTTGAACATTAGCGTCGCCGGAGTCGATGGAACGGCGCTTATTTTAGGCTTACAGCCAGTGATGGCCGTTTCTTCCGGTTCCGCCTGTTCTTCCCAATCCACTGCCCCTTCCCATGTCATCACTGCCCTCGGCAGGAATCAATCTCTTGCTAACGCTTCAATTCGGTTTGGTCTGGGGCGTTTTACCACCCGTGAAGACATGGATCGCGCGATCGCGCATACCATTAGTACGATTGAATCTTTACGGAATGCAAAGGCGTAA
- a CDS encoding molybdopterin molybdenumtransferase MoeA: MLSVPEAENLILEQVNPLTAAEPVSLDAVAGRILATPIRSALDYPHEDNSAMDGYAARSRDLSQASPDQPVTLDIVEEIPAGVPPRHELQSGEAARIFTGGILPLGADTIVMQEDTQQQGKQVQIFSAATPGQFVRQKGSFYQAQQPLLPSGIPIGAPEIAILAAMQCQEIAVYCPPRVSLFSTGNELITPEEKLQRGQLVDSNQSALKELVKVQGTVPIPLGIIRDDPELIKSAIAQAIAASDLVISTGGVSVGDYDYIEQILTELGGTIHINSVAIKPGKPLTFATFPNCYYFGLPGNPVSALVTFWRFVAPAIKKLSGQTNHLTPTFVKAKTQQELRANGKRETYLWGQVEAIAGDYQFQVAGGSYSSGNLINLAQTNALAVLPIGTKLISAQEIVEVMLIS; encoded by the coding sequence ATGTTATCGGTCCCAGAGGCAGAAAACCTAATTTTAGAGCAAGTAAACCCCCTCACGGCAGCAGAACCGGTGAGTTTAGACGCAGTAGCTGGGAGAATTCTGGCGACTCCAATTCGGAGTGCGTTGGACTATCCTCATGAGGATAATTCAGCAATGGATGGATATGCAGCGCGATCGCGCGATCTCTCCCAAGCGAGTCCTGACCAACCCGTTACTCTCGATATTGTCGAAGAAATCCCGGCTGGGGTTCCGCCGCGTCACGAGTTGCAAAGCGGAGAAGCCGCGCGGATTTTTACTGGCGGTATTTTACCGTTGGGTGCCGATACCATTGTCATGCAAGAAGATACGCAACAGCAAGGCAAGCAAGTACAAATCTTTTCTGCAGCAACACCAGGACAGTTTGTTCGCCAAAAAGGAAGTTTCTATCAAGCACAACAGCCCTTATTACCCTCAGGAATTCCCATTGGCGCGCCAGAAATTGCTATTTTAGCAGCCATGCAATGTCAAGAAATAGCGGTGTATTGTCCCCCGCGAGTGAGTCTTTTTTCCACAGGCAATGAGTTAATTACTCCAGAAGAAAAATTACAGCGAGGACAGTTGGTGGACTCTAATCAATCTGCTTTAAAGGAGTTGGTGAAAGTGCAAGGGACTGTTCCGATTCCATTGGGCATTATTCGGGATGATCCAGAGTTAATCAAAAGCGCGATCGCGCAAGCCATTGCTGCTTCTGATTTAGTCATTTCTACCGGCGGCGTTTCTGTTGGTGACTATGATTATATTGAGCAAATTTTAACGGAATTAGGGGGAACCATTCACATTAATTCGGTTGCGATTAAACCGGGAAAACCATTAACGTTTGCCACTTTCCCCAACTGTTATTACTTTGGGTTACCGGGAAATCCGGTTTCAGCACTGGTAACATTCTGGCGATTTGTCGCTCCGGCAATTAAAAAACTGAGTGGACAAACGAATCATTTAACGCCGACTTTTGTCAAGGCAAAAACACAACAAGAACTCCGAGCCAATGGCAAACGAGAAACTTATTTATGGGGACAAGTTGAAGCCATTGCAGGAGACTATCAATTTCAAGTTGCAGGGGGAAGTTATAGTTCTGGAAACTTAATTAATCTTGCTCAAACCAATGCTTTAGCCGTTCTTCCCATCGGAACAAAATTGATTTCCGCACAAGAAATAGTAGAAGTCATGTTAATTTCCTAG
- a CDS encoding deoxyribodipyrimidine photolyase, giving the protein MTNLILFWHRRDLRLDDNLGLHQAQKHSQNVVGIFCFDPQLLQSKQVAPARIKYLLGCLKELQTRYQKAGSELLILHADPVTAIPELATTLNATAVFWNNDVEPYGRKRDRAVQSALETKGISVQTFWDQLLHAPGEILTQGEDPYRVYTPFWKNWQKQAKAEPVGQIRQLTGLTDSKQAKTATVEVIALPTLRNLGFTWDNELPLPPGETSARERLEQFCDRAILDYDQNRNYPAIEGTSMLSAALKFGAIGIREVWQATETIWEDARSDEARENINAWRQELAWREFYQHALYFFPELADGPYRNQFKNFPWDNNPEHFQAWCEGKTGYPIVDAAMRQLNTTGWMHNRCRMIVASFLTKDLIINWQWGEQYFMQTLFDGDLAANNGGWQWSASSGMDPKPLRIFNPASQAQKFDPDGEYIRYWLPELNSLETGDLLTGKITPIERESLGYSQPIVDHKQKQRTFKQLYQQQKEQ; this is encoded by the coding sequence ATGACTAATTTAATTCTATTTTGGCATCGCCGTGACCTCCGCCTTGATGATAATCTTGGACTTCATCAAGCCCAAAAACATTCTCAAAACGTTGTTGGTATTTTTTGTTTTGATCCACAACTGTTACAGTCTAAGCAAGTTGCCCCAGCCCGCATTAAATATCTTCTCGGCTGTTTAAAAGAATTGCAAACTCGCTATCAAAAAGCAGGAAGTGAATTACTAATTTTACACGCTGATCCAGTAACCGCAATTCCTGAATTAGCAACCACTTTAAATGCAACGGCTGTCTTCTGGAATAATGATGTTGAGCCTTACGGGAGAAAGCGCGATCGCGCAGTACAATCAGCACTAGAGACAAAAGGTATTTCGGTTCAAACCTTTTGGGACCAACTCCTCCACGCCCCCGGCGAGATTCTTACCCAAGGCGAAGATCCCTATAGAGTTTATACCCCCTTCTGGAAAAATTGGCAAAAACAAGCCAAAGCCGAACCTGTTGGTCAAATTCGACAATTAACTGGCTTAACTGACTCAAAACAGGCAAAAACAGCAACTGTAGAGGTAATTGCCCTGCCAACCCTCAGAAATTTAGGCTTTACTTGGGATAATGAACTTCCCCTTCCGCCTGGAGAAACGTCTGCCAGAGAAAGATTGGAACAGTTTTGTGATCGCGCCATCTTAGATTACGATCAAAATCGTAATTATCCCGCAATTGAAGGCACATCAATGCTTAGTGCTGCTCTGAAATTTGGCGCGATCGGTATTCGAGAAGTGTGGCAAGCCACAGAAACAATCTGGGAAGATGCTCGTAGCGATGAAGCCAGAGAGAATATTAATGCTTGGCGACAGGAACTCGCCTGGCGAGAATTTTACCAACACGCCCTTTATTTTTTTCCCGAACTAGCAGACGGACCTTATCGCAACCAATTTAAGAACTTCCCCTGGGATAATAACCCTGAACATTTCCAAGCGTGGTGTGAGGGGAAAACCGGCTATCCGATTGTGGATGCCGCGATGCGCCAACTCAATACAACCGGCTGGATGCACAATCGCTGTCGGATGATTGTTGCCAGCTTCCTCACCAAAGATTTAATCATTAATTGGCAATGGGGAGAACAATATTTTATGCAAACCCTCTTTGATGGCGACTTAGCTGCGAATAACGGCGGCTGGCAATGGAGTGCCTCCAGTGGTATGGATCCCAAACCCTTACGCATTTTTAACCCTGCTTCCCAAGCGCAAAAATTTGATCCGGATGGGGAATATATTCGCTATTGGCTACCGGAATTAAATTCCCTTGAAACAGGAGATTTACTCACCGGAAAGATTACTCCAATTGAACGGGAAAGTTTGGGGTATTCTCAACCAATTGTCGATCACAAACAAAAACAACGAACCTTCAAACAGCTTTATCAGCAACAAAAAGAACAGTGA
- the katG gene encoding catalase/peroxidase HPI, whose protein sequence is MTTTSGKCPVMHGAITKNSISNTEWWPKALNLDILHQHDHKTNPMRADFNYREEVKKLDYDALKKDLHALMTDSQGWWPADWGHYGGLMIRMTWHAAGTYRIADGRGGAGTGNQRFAPINSWPDNTNLDKARRLLWPIKQKYGNKLSWADLIAYAGTIAYESLGLKTFGFAFGREDIWHPEKDIYWGSEKEWLAPSDNPHSRYYGERDLENPLAAVMMGLIYVNPEGVDGNPDPLKTAHDVRVTFARMAMNDEETVALTAGGHTVGKCHGNGDAALLGAEPEAAALEEQGLGWNNKTSRGVGRNTVTSGIEGAWTTYPTRWDNGYFQLLLNYDWELKKSPADAWQWEPINIKEEDKPVDVEDPTIRHNPIMTDADMAMKMDPEYRKISERFYHDPEYFAEVFARAWFKLTHRDMGPKTRYIGPDVPQEDLLWQDPIPAGNTNYDVQAVKERIAASGLSISDMVCTAWDSARTFRGSDKRGGANGARIRLAPQKDWDGNEPARLGKVLAVLEGIAADTSASVADVIVLAGNVGIEQAAKAAGFDITVSFSPGRGDATDEMTDPESFAVLEPVHDGYRNWLKKDYAVSPEELMLDRTQLMGLTAPEMTVLLGGMRVLGTNYGGSKHGVFTEQEGILTNDFFVNLTDMNYTWKPAGNNLYEIRDRETDQVKWTATRVDLVFGSNSILRSYAEVYAQDDNKEKFVQDFVAAWTKVMNADRFDLA, encoded by the coding sequence ATTACAACTACCAGTGGCAAATGTCCGGTGATGCACGGCGCGATTACGAAAAATAGCATCTCCAATACTGAATGGTGGCCCAAGGCACTCAACCTCGATATCCTGCATCAGCACGATCACAAGACCAATCCGATGAGAGCGGACTTCAACTATCGGGAAGAGGTCAAGAAACTTGATTATGATGCGCTCAAGAAAGACCTGCACGCACTAATGACGGACAGCCAGGGCTGGTGGCCAGCAGACTGGGGCCACTATGGCGGGCTAATGATCCGCATGACTTGGCACGCAGCAGGGACCTACCGGATCGCTGATGGTCGTGGCGGTGCGGGGACAGGTAATCAGCGTTTTGCGCCCATCAACTCCTGGCCGGATAACACCAACCTGGACAAGGCGCGCCGTTTGCTTTGGCCCATCAAACAGAAATACGGCAACAAGCTCAGTTGGGCCGATTTAATTGCCTACGCGGGTACTATTGCCTATGAATCCCTGGGTCTAAAGACCTTCGGTTTTGCCTTTGGACGGGAAGATATCTGGCATCCCGAAAAGGATATTTACTGGGGTTCGGAGAAGGAATGGCTTGCCCCCAGCGACAATCCCCATAGCCGCTATTACGGCGAGCGGGATCTCGAAAATCCGCTGGCTGCCGTGATGATGGGTCTGATCTATGTCAACCCCGAAGGCGTGGACGGCAATCCCGACCCACTCAAGACGGCGCATGATGTGCGTGTCACCTTTGCCCGGATGGCCATGAATGACGAAGAAACCGTCGCCCTGACCGCTGGTGGTCACACGGTGGGTAAATGCCACGGTAACGGCGATGCTGCCTTGCTTGGCGCAGAACCCGAAGCCGCCGCTCTCGAAGAGCAGGGCTTGGGCTGGAACAATAAGACCAGCCGCGGTGTTGGTCGTAACACCGTGACCAGCGGCATTGAAGGTGCCTGGACGACCTATCCCACCCGATGGGACAACGGCTATTTCCAACTGCTCCTCAATTACGATTGGGAATTAAAGAAAAGTCCTGCCGATGCCTGGCAGTGGGAACCGATCAACATCAAGGAAGAAGACAAGCCCGTTGATGTCGAAGACCCCACGATCCGCCATAACCCAATCATGACTGATGCTGACATGGCGATGAAGATGGACCCTGAATACCGGAAGATCTCCGAGCGCTTCTACCATGACCCCGAGTACTTTGCTGAAGTCTTTGCGCGGGCCTGGTTCAAACTGACCCACCGGGATATGGGGCCAAAGACTCGTTACATCGGCCCGGATGTGCCGCAAGAAGACCTACTCTGGCAGGATCCGATTCCCGCCGGGAATACTAATTATGATGTTCAAGCGGTGAAGGAGAGAATTGCTGCCAGCGGTCTGAGCATCAGCGACATGGTATGTACTGCCTGGGATAGCGCCAGAACCTTCCGGGGGTCGGATAAGCGTGGAGGGGCAAACGGAGCACGGATTCGCTTAGCTCCGCAGAAAGATTGGGACGGCAACGAACCAGCACGTCTGGGCAAAGTGCTAGCCGTACTCGAAGGCATCGCAGCAGATACCAGTGCTAGCGTCGCGGATGTCATCGTCCTCGCGGGTAATGTCGGTATTGAGCAGGCGGCTAAAGCGGCTGGCTTTGACATTACCGTTTCCTTTTCCCCTGGTCGTGGCGATGCAACGGACGAAATGACCGATCCCGAATCCTTTGCCGTGCTGGAACCGGTCCATGATGGCTACCGGAACTGGCTCAAGAAAGACTACGCCGTCAGCCCTGAAGAGCTAATGCTTGATCGCACGCAACTGATGGGGTTGACGGCTCCTGAAATGACGGTGCTGCTTGGCGGGATGCGTGTTTTAGGGACTAACTATGGTGGCAGCAAGCACGGTGTGTTCACTGAGCAAGAAGGGATATTGACCAACGACTTCTTCGTGAATCTGACGGACATGAATTATACATGGAAGCCTGCTGGTAATAACCTGTATGAAATCCGCGATCGCGAGACCGATCAAGTCAAGTGGACGGCGACACGAGTCGATCT